AATAAACAAGAAAATGGAATAAATGGTACTAATGTTTGTGTAAATGTTAAAGAACATACACATGAACATCACCATGATGGGCATAACCACCATCATCATAGACACTTAAATGACATACATAAGATAATAGATGAAGCTGATATTACGGATAATGCTAAAGAAATAGCTAAAGATATATTTATGCAAGTAGCTACAGCAGAAGCTAAGGTTCATAATAGTACAATTGATAAAGTTCATTTTCATGAAGTAGGTGCAACTGATTCTATAGTTGATATAGTAGGAAGTGCAATACTTATAGATATGCTTAATGTAGATAAAATTTACTGCTCATCAGTTCCGCTTGGAAGTGGGTTCGTAAAGTGCGATCATGGAGTAATACCTGTTCCAGCACCAGCTACAGTTGAAATATTAAAAAAAGCTAAGGTTAAAATAAATTCTGTAAAAGGAGAAACAACTACTCCAACGGGAGCTGCTATAGTTAAAACTTTAAGCGATGAATTTTCAGATGATATTGAATTTGAAATAGATTCTATAGGGTATGGAATGGGACATAAGAAATTTGAAATACCTAATATGCTAAGAGTTATACTCGGTGAAAAAAAAAAGAGAGCTTAGTATATGAGATAAATGCCAATATAGATGATATGAACTCGGAGATATATTCTTACTTATATGAAGAAATATTAAATATGGGAGCTCTTGATGTATATACTCACAGTATATACATGAAAAAGAATAGACCCGCAGTTAAATTATGTGTATTATGTGAAAAGGATAATTTAAATAAAATAATAGAATATATATTAAAAGAGACGACTACGTTTGGCATCAGATTTAATGAATTTAAAAGAGAGACTTTAGATAGAAAATTTATAAAGTTAAAAACAACTTATGGTAATATATCTATAAAATTTGCATATCATAAAGATAAAATAGTAAAATATGCACCTGAATATGAAGAATGCAAAATTATAGCTCAAAAATATAATGTTCCATTAAAAGACGTGTATGATAATATAAATTATGATGTGAAAAGGTATTTAAATATTTGATTATAAAACTTATTGAACGACAGAAAATTCCGAAAATGCTGATGGATATTAAAAGATATTGACAATAAAAAAAATGTTTGATAAATTATATAGCATAAGTTAAAACTATATTCACTCATATATACTCAGTAATATGGACTGAGAGTATCTACCGGGGGACCTTAAAGCTCCTGACTATGCGTGAAATTATTTATAGGTTATTTATTTATAAAAAAGTGGGTTTGTAGGCTGAGAGTATCCCTGTGAGTTTGCTTGTTAAATAAATATATATATACAAGGACCTATATAATGATTTCGCTTTAAATAGAAATTATTATATAAGTCCTTGTTTTTTTTTATCCGAAAGTTAAAAGTTCTAAGATTCCATCCTCTTAAGGCTGGGATAATAACTTAATAGCTTCTGGATTAGCTCAACTAAAAATTCAGTTGAAGTAAAAACTTCATCTGAATTAAGTTTCGCTTTATCTAAAATTATATACAACGAAGGTTTGAATAAGAGACATATTAGTTCTCTTATTTTTTTAAAATATACTACTAATGGAGGAGGATTTAAAATGAGTAAAATTGTAAAAGAAGGATTAACTTTTGATGATGTATTATTAATTCCTCAAAAATCGGACGTACTACCAAGTGATGTAGATTTATCGACATATCTTACTAAAAAAATAAAATTAAATATACCTTTAATGAGTGCAGGTATGGATACAGTAACTGAATCTAAGATGGCTATAGCCATGGCAAGAGAAGGTGGAATAGGAATAATCCATAAAAACATGACTATTAAAGAACAAGCTTTAGAGGTTGATAAGGTAAAAAGAAGTGAGCATGGGTTAATAGTAGATCCTTTCTATTTAAGCAAAGAGCATACTATAAAAGATGCAGATGAATTAATGGGAAGATATAGAATATCTGGTGTTCCAATAGTAGATGATAATAATAAATTAATCGGAATAATAACTAATAGAGATATAAGATTCGAAGAAGACTTTTCTAGAAAAATAGAAAATGTTATGACTAAAAGAGAAGATTTAATAGTTGCAGAAGAAGGAACTTCTCTTGAAGAAGCTCAAAAGGTACTAAGACAAAATAAAATAGAAAAGCTTCCTATAGTAGATTCAGATGGACTTTTAAAAGGACTTATAACTATAAAAGATATAGAAAGAAAAGTAAAACACCCTAATTCAGCTAAAGACTCAGGAGGAAGACTATTATGTGGAGCAGCTATAGGTATAACTCATGATATGATGGAAAGAGTAGAAGCTTTAGTACAAGCTAAAGTTGATGTTGTAACTCTAGATACAGCTCACGGACATTCGAAAGGAGTTATAGAAGGAGTCAAAAAGATAAAAGCAAAATATCCAGAACTTCAAGTTATAGCTGGAAACGTAGCAACGTATGAAGCGACAGAAGAATTAATACAAGCTGGAGCAGATTGTATTAAGGTAGGAATAGGACCAGGATCTATATGTACAACAAGAGTGGTAGCAGGAATTGGAGTACCACAAGTAACAGCTATAATGGATTGTTATGAAGCTGCTAAAAAATACGATATCCCAATAATAGCAGATGGAGGAATTAAGTACTCAGGTGATGTGGTTAAGGCTATTGCTGCTGGAGGATCTGTTGTAATGATGGGATCTATGTTTGCTGGAACTGAAGAAAGTCCAGGAGAGAAGATAATATACAAAGGAAGATCGTTTAAGGCATATAGAGGAATGGGATCTATAGGAGCTATGGAACAAGGATCTAAAGATAGATATTTCCAAACAGGATCTAGAAAATTAGTACCTGAAGGTATTGAAGGAATGGTAGCTTATAAAGGAAATGTTGAAGATATATTATTCCAATTAGCGGGAGGAATAAGATCTGGTATGGGATACTGCGGAGCACCAACTATAGATAAATTGATGGAGAATGGGAAATTTACAAGGATAACAGGAGCTGGACTTAAAGAAAGTCATCCTCATGATGTAAC
The window above is part of the Tepidibacter aestuarii genome. Proteins encoded here:
- the larC gene encoding nickel pincer cofactor biosynthesis protein LarC encodes the protein MEKILYFDCICGVSGDMTLGALLDLGLNKDKFLTEINKLNMNDEFEIVIKNKQENGINGTNVCVNVKEHTHEHHHDGHNHHHHRHLNDIHKIIDEADITDNAKEIAKDIFMQVATAEAKVHNSTIDKVHFHEVGATDSIVDIVGSAILIDMLNVDKIYCSSVPLGSGFVKCDHGVIPVPAPATVEILKKAKVKINSVKGETTTPTGAAIVKTLSDEFSDDIEFEIDSIGYGMGHKKFEIPNMLRVILGEKKKRA
- the larC2 gene encoding nickel pincer cofactor biosynthesis protein LarC2 is translated as MNANIDDMNSEIYSYLYEEILNMGALDVYTHSIYMKKNRPAVKLCVLCEKDNLNKIIEYILKETTTFGIRFNEFKRETLDRKFIKLKTTYGNISIKFAYHKDKIVKYAPEYEECKIIAQKYNVPLKDVYDNINYDVKRYLNI
- the guaB gene encoding IMP dehydrogenase — encoded protein: MSKIVKEGLTFDDVLLIPQKSDVLPSDVDLSTYLTKKIKLNIPLMSAGMDTVTESKMAIAMAREGGIGIIHKNMTIKEQALEVDKVKRSEHGLIVDPFYLSKEHTIKDADELMGRYRISGVPIVDDNNKLIGIITNRDIRFEEDFSRKIENVMTKREDLIVAEEGTSLEEAQKVLRQNKIEKLPIVDSDGLLKGLITIKDIERKVKHPNSAKDSGGRLLCGAAIGITHDMMERVEALVQAKVDVVTLDTAHGHSKGVIEGVKKIKAKYPELQVIAGNVATYEATEELIQAGADCIKVGIGPGSICTTRVVAGIGVPQVTAIMDCYEAAKKYDIPIIADGGIKYSGDVVKAIAAGGSVVMMGSMFAGTEESPGEKIIYKGRSFKAYRGMGSIGAMEQGSKDRYFQTGSRKLVPEGIEGMVAYKGNVEDILFQLAGGIRSGMGYCGAPTIDKLMENGKFTRITGAGLKESHPHDVTITKEAPNYSAQGEN